From Tiliqua scincoides isolate rTilSci1 chromosome 2, rTilSci1.hap2, whole genome shotgun sequence, the proteins below share one genomic window:
- the MYORG gene encoding myogenesis-regulating glycosidase: MYTFLPENFTPVKQKPTKELKPMIAAIAFGLLLFIAAVVAWSYYVASLRKAEKLKTKQMDLKKDGFTIKNQNGEVVFKVAFQSGNLDLESCSKEGDILTCTRTDKGKLNFFIQIVEPKDTVMCYRVRWEEFVADTVVEHKMFWGDAHWYGGCEMSVQHWPIRLPGYQEPMPFVTSDVYSFRNSFGGILERYWISSKAAAIKINGSVPFHLGFNATERSLLFQAKYKNSPYKPPLGKEPFPELSYRVCIGSDVTSIHKYMVRRYFDKPSKIPSENAFRYPIWSTWALYKNDIDQEKLLGFAKNITKYKFNCSHIEIDDTYTQAYGDFDFDPVKFPNVTETFKKLKEDGFKITLWTHPFINYNSSNFGVGIERRLFIKEPTGRLPAMVEWWNGIGAILDFTNPSTRDWFQRHLRQLRSKYGISSFKFDAGEISYLPKQFSTFRPLSDPSIWSRRYTEMAIPFYELAEVRVGYQSQDISCFFRIIDRDSAWGYELGLKSLIPTVLTISMLGYPFISADMIGGNFFPNKTDGTVEIPDRELYIRWLELSAFMPSMQFSNPPWLYDSEVIEIALKFTRLHESLVAPLLLELAGEITDTGDPIIRPIWWISPSDEAAHKIDSQFLIGDTLMVAPVLEMGKQERDVYLPAGKWRSYKGVLYDKNPTLLTDYPVDLDEVAYFVWVA; this comes from the coding sequence ATGTATACATTCCTGCCTGAGAACTTCACTCCAGTGAAGCAAAAACCAACCAAGGAATTGAAGCCCATGATTGCTGCCATTGCGTTTGGACTCCTCTTGTTCATTGCAGCGGTGGTGGCCTGGAGCTACTATGTCGCTTCACTTCGCAAAGCCGAGAAGTTGAAGACGAAACAGATGGACCTAAAGAAAGATGGGTTCACCATAAAAAACCAGAATGGAGAGGTTGTCTTCAAGGTAGCCTTCCAATCGGGCAACCTTGACCTGGAGTCGTGCTCCAAAGAAGGGGACATTTTAACTTGCACCCGGACAGACAAAGGGAAACTCAACTTTTTCATACAAATAGTTGAACCCAAAGACACAGTGATGTGCTACCGTGTCCGTTGGGAGGAGTTTGTAGCAGACACAGTGGTGGAACACAAAATGTTTTGGGGGGATGCCCACTGGTATGGGGGTTGTGAGATGAGTGTACAGCATTGGCCAATCAGACTACCAGGCTACCAAGAGCCCATGCCATTTGTGACTAGCGATGTGTATTCATTCAGGAACAGCTTCGGGGGCATCTTGGAGCGGTACTGGATCTCCTCCAAAGCAGCAGCCATCAAGATTAATGGCTCAGTGCCCTTTCACCTCGGGTTCAATGCCACTGAAAGATCCCTCTTATTCCAGGCCAAATATAAAAATTCTCCCTATAAGCCTCCCCTGGGCAAGGAGCCTTTTCCAGAGCTGAGTTACCGTGTTTGTATAGGTTCTGATGTCACCTCTATCCACAAATACATGGTGCGAAGGTATTTTGACAAACCTTCTAAGATACCTTCAGAAAATGCCTTCAGGTATCCAATCTGGTCAACCTGGGCATTGTACAAGAATGACATTGACCAGGAGAAATTGCTGGGTTTTGCCAAAAATATTACCAAGTATAAGTTTAACTGTAGCCACATTGAAATAGATGACACCTACACACAAGCGTATGGTGACTTTGATTTTGATCCAGTAAAATTCCCAAATGTGACAGAAACGTTCAAGAAGCTCAAAGAAGATGGGTTTAAGATTACACTCTGGACTCACCCATTCATAAACTACAATTCATCAAATTTTGGGGTGGGGATAGAGAGGCGACTCTTTATCAAAGAGCCAACAGGACGGCTTCctgctatggtggagtggtggaATGGCATTGGCGCCATATTGGATTTCACTAATCCTTCAACCAGAGATTGGTTTCAGAGACACCTGAGGCAGCTCCGTTCTAAGTATGGCATATCATCTTTCAAATTTGATGCTGGGGAAATAAGCTACCTTCCCAAACAGTTCAGCACCTTCCGTCCTTTGTCGGATCCCAGTATTTGGTCCAGGCGCTACACAGAAATGGCCATTCCTTTTTATGAGTTGGCTGAGGTCAGAGTCGGCTACCAGTCTCAGGATATCTCTTGCTTCTTCCGTATCATTGACCGAGATTCAGCATGGGGGTATGAACTTGGACTAAAGTCCCTGATACCTACCGTCTTGACTATTAGTATGCTGGGCTACCCTTTCATATCGGCTGACATGATTGGTGGAAACTTCTTTCCCAACAAGACTGATGGCACTGTGGAAATTCCAGACAGGGAACTCTATATTCGCTGGTTGGAACTGTCTGCCTTCATGCCTTCCATGCAGTTTTCCAATCCACCCTGGCTCTATGACTCAGAGGTCATAGAAATTGCCCTGAAGTTCACAAGGCTCCATGAATCTTTGGTTGCCCCCCTCTTGTTGGAGTTGGCTGGGGAGATCACTGACACTGGGGACCCCATCATAAGGCCCATCTGGTGGATTTCTCCTAGTGATGAGGCTGCACACAAAATTGATTCCCAGTTCCTCATCGGGGACACCCTCATGGTGGCTCCTGTCTTGGAGATGGGGAAACAGGAACGGGATGTCTACCTCCCAGCTGGCAAATGGCGCAGTTACAAAGGAGTGCTTTATGACAAGAATCCTACCCTGCTGACAGACTATCCTGTGGACTTGGATGAAGTTGCTTATTTTGTCTGGGTAGCCTAA
- the LOC136641059 gene encoding ribonuclease P protein subunit p25-like protein, translated as MENYQKSRIVEKPSPLPFANLPPDIIEMKVKDGSKIRNLMGYAIGKMESEAMRQVLFSGAGKAISKTITCVEIMKRRLGGLHQITKVFFKQTEEIWEPIVPEAGLDPLTVKRNVPAICVLLSKDLLDAQELGYQAPGSSDAFWLETERLEAPGHAKRKQGGGRGAGRAGKLPRSLGREESCKKPG; from the coding sequence ATGGAGAACTACCAGAAGTCCAGGATCGTCGAGAAGCCgtctcctcttccttttgccAACCTGCCTCCTGACATCATTGAGATGAAGGTGAAGGACGGAAGCAAAATCCGGAATCTGATGGGCTACGCCATTGGCAAGATGGAGTCGGAGGCCATGAGGCAAGTTCTCTTTAGCGGTGCCGGCAAAGCCATCAGCAAGACCATCACCTGTGTGGAGATCATGAAGCGGAGGCTTGGAGGCCTTCACCAGATCACCAAAGTCTTCTTCAAGCAGACGGAGGAGATTTGGGAGCCCATCGTGCCGGAGGCCGGCCTGGATCCTCTGACCGTGAAGCGAAATGTTCCTGCCATCTGTGTCCTGCTGAGCAAAGATCTCCTGGATGCTCAGGAGCTGGGATATCAGGCGCCTGGGTCTTCTGACGCCTTCTGGCTGGAAACGGAGAGACTGGAGGCTCCGGGCCACGCCAAGAGGAAGCAGGGTGGCGGGAGGGGGGCTGGCCGTGCCGGGAAGCTCCCTCGCTCCCTTGGGCGGGAAGAGTCCTGCAAAAAGCCCGGATAA
- the LOC136642040 gene encoding myogenesis-regulating glycosidase-like, protein METQPFHHQGQGNWLQRGDSSRTKFSPGLQALQHRHLGAGVLAMGLAIVVAAGWGYVMVSLSKNNRIKMAQMDLGQDGFTIQSQKGKVVFRLTFQSGTLDLDSCFKEGEMLTCTRSDKGTFRFLIQTVKPEEMLMCYYLHWEESVTDSAVLHKVFWEDAHWYGGSELSVQHWPIRLAGDQEPLPFVTSDVYSFRNNFGGILERYWLSSKAVAIKIVDSVPFHFGFNATERSLLFQARYKGSPYQPPLGKEPFPLLSYHVCIGSDVTSIHKYMVRTYFKKPLKVPSENIFQFPVWSTWALYKKEIDQDKVLKFAQTIRQHGFKYSHIEIDDMYMQNYGDFDFDPLKFPHVTEMFQRLKKDGFNFTIWIHPFVHKNSPNFAVGLEKQLFVMESMGKFPAMVQWWNGIGAILDFTNPSTREWFQSHLRQFHSQFGISSFKFDAGETCYLPEQFSTFQPLLDPSTWSRHYAEMAIPFHELAEVRVGYQSQHVSCFVRIIDRDSVWGHELGLQSLIPTVLTIGLLGYPFILPDMIGGNFLPNKTEGSADLPDRELYIRWLELSAFLPALQFSIPPWLYDRQVVEIARAFMGLRESLVAPLLLELAKNATTTGDPIIRPIWWVSPSDEFAHTVDSQFLIGDSLLVAPVLEPGMLERDIYLPAGKWRSHRGEVFERTPTLLTGYSVHLDEVAYFLLVP, encoded by the coding sequence ATGGAAACTCAGCCTTTCCACCATCAAGGACAAGGAAACTGGCTGCAGAGGGGAGACAGTTCTAGAACTAAATTCAGCCCTGGATTGCAGGCATTGCAGCACAGACATCTTGGAGCAGGTGTCTTGGCAATGGGACTAGCCATAGTTGTGGCCGCTGGTTGGGGCTACGTCATGGTTTCTCTCAGCAAGAACAACAGGATCAAGATGGCTCAGATGGACCTTGGGCAGGATGGGTTCACAATTCAGAGCCAGAAGGGCAAGGTGGTCTTCAGGCTGACCTTTCAATCAGGCACACTTGACCTGGACTCCTGTTTCAAGGAAGGGGAAATGTTAACCTGTACCAGGTCAGACAAAGGGACATTTCGTTTCCTCATCCAGACTGTCAAGCCTGAAGAGATGCTGATGTGCTACTACCTTCACTGGGAGGAGTCTGTGACAGACTCAGCAGTGCTACACAAAGTGTTCTGGGAGGATGCCCACTGGTATGGAGGCTCTGAGTTGAGTGTACAGCATTGGCCAATCAGGCTAGCAGGAGACCAGGAGCCCCTGCCGTTTGTGACCAGCGATGTGTATTCATTCAGGAACAACTTCGGGGGCATCTTGGAAAGGTACTGGCTCTCCTCCAAAGCGGTGGCCATCAAGATTGTTGACTCAGTGCCCTTTCACTTTGGGTTCAACGCAACGGAAAGGTCCCTTTTATTCCAGGCCAGGTATAAAGGTTCTCCCTATCAGCCTCCCCTGGGCAAGGAGCCTTTTCCATTGCTGAGTTACCACGTCTGCATAGGTTCTGATGTCACCTCTATTCACAAATACATGGTTCGGACATACTTTAAAAAACCTCTGAAGGTTCCTTCGGAAAACATTTTTCAGTTTCCAGTCTGGTCAACCTGGGCCTTGTATAAAAAAGAGATTGACCAGGATAAAGTTCTGAAATTTGCACAGACGATTCGACAGCATGGTTTCAAATACAGCCACATTGAAATAGATGACATGTACATGCAGAATTATGGTGACTTTGACTTTGATCCACTGAAGTTCCCCCACGTGACAGAAATGTTTCAAAGGCTCAAGAAAGACGGCTTTAATTTTACCATCTGGATACACCCATTTGTACACAAGAATTCTCCCAACTTTGCAGTGGGGCTAGAGAAGCAGCTTTTTGTCATGGAGTCAATGGGGAAATTTCCAGCCATGGTTCAGTGGTGGAACGGCATTGGAGCCATACTGGATTTCACCAATCCTTCCACCAGGGAGTGGTTTCAGAGTCACCTGAGGCAGTTCCACTCTCAGTTTGGCATCTCGTCCTTCAAGTTTGATGCTGGCGAGACGTGCTACCTTCCCGAACAGTTCAGCACCTTCCAGCCCTTGCTGGATCCCAGCACCTGGTCCAGGCACTACGCAGAAATGGCCATTCCTTTTCATGAGCTGGCTGAAGTTCGAGTTGGCTACCAATCCCAGCATGTCTCTTGCTTTGTTCGGATTATTGATCGGGATTCGGTTTGGGGGCATGAGCTTGGGTTACAGTCCTTGATCCCTACGGTGCTGACCATTGGCCTTTTGGGATATCCTTTCATCCTGCCAGATATGATCGGTGGCAATTTTCTTCCCAACAAGACAGAAGgctctgcagacctcccagatcgGGAACTCTATATCCGGTGGCTGGAGTTGTCTGCCTTCCTGCCCGCCCTCCAGTTCTCTATCCCGCCCTGGCTTTATGACAGGCAAGTTGTGGAAATTGCACGGGCATTCATGGGCCTCCGCGAGTCCTTGGTTGCTCCCCTTCTGCTGGAGCTGGCCAAGAATGCCACAACCACTGGAGACCCCATTATAAGGCCCATCTGGTGGGTTTCTCCCAGTGATGAGTTTGCACACACAGTTGATTCCCAGTTTCTCATTGGAGACTCTCTCCTGGTAGCTCCTGTCTTGGAGCCTGGCATGCTGGAGAGAGACATCTACCTTCCAGCTGGGAAATGGCGCAGTCATCGGGGAGAGGTTTTTGAAAGGACTCCCACCCTCCTGACAGGCTACTCTGTCCACCTGGACGAAGTTGCTTATTTCCTTTTGGTGCCTTAG